A genomic segment from Corylus avellana chromosome ca5, CavTom2PMs-1.0 encodes:
- the LOC132182368 gene encoding protein SYM1-like, which yields MDALGGGLGGLWNLNYPFRRRAKDGSKSKSSDSVEATSGAGLRFPLKQALIAGSLALSGDTIAQLTERWRKAKALNHEQSLSDPDGFSKDVMRTLLSDHDWLRALRMTSYGFLLYGPGSYAWYQYLDHSLPKQTAQNLVLKVLLNQIVLGPCVIAVVFAWNNLWQGKLSQLPDKYQRDALPTLLFGFRFWIPVSALNFWVVPLQARVAFMSTGSIFWNFCLSSTMNK from the exons ATGGACGCTTTGGGCGGTGGCCTTGGCGGCCTCTGGAACTTAAACTATCCCTTCCGGCGAAGAGCAAAAGACggatccaaatccaaatcctccGATTCCGTGGAAGCAACCAGCGGAGCCGGTTTGCGGTTCCCCTTGAAGCAAGCCCTCATAGCTGGCTCACTCGCTCTATCCGGCGACACAATCGCTCAGCTCACAGAGCGTTGGAGAAAAGCAAAAGCTTTGAACCATGAACAGTCTCTCTCTGATCCTGATGGATTCTCTAAG GATGTAATGCGGACCCTCCTTTCAGACCATGATTGGCTCCGTGCCCTGCGGATGACTTCTTATGGGTTTCTTTTATATGGTCCTGGTTCTTATGCGTGGTATCAGTATCTTGATCATTCGTTGCCGAAGCAAACGGCGCAGAATCTAGTGCTGAAG GTGCTACTAAACCAAATTGTGCTTGGTCCATGTGTGATTGCTGTTGTTTTTGCATGGAACAACTTATGGCAAGGGAAGCTCTCACAGCTTCCAGACAAGTACCAAAGAGATGCTCTTCCGACATTGCTTTTTG GATTTAGATTCTGGATCCCTGTCAGTGCATTGAATTTCTG GGTTGTGCCTCTTCAAGCTCGTGTCGCTTTCATGTCAACGGGCTCCATATTCTGGAACTTCTGCTTGTCTTCAACTATGAACAAGTAA